TTAGTACCAACTCAGTAAGTGTTTATTAAAAATTACTGAGCTATGGCTGGGAAGATAGCTAAGAGGGTAAAAGCAACTTGCtgcccaagcatgaggacctgaattcacaTCCTAGCactgacagaaagacagatgtaGCAtctgcacacctgtaatcctgtgcagagagaaacagggagataGGAAGACTGCTAAGACTCTAGCTGTTGCTCTAGCTccaagctcagtgagagacccagtctcaagggTAACAGGacatcactctctctctctctctctctctctctctctctctctctctctctctctctctctctcacacacacacacacacacacacacacacacacacacacacacacgactaagCTATATATATTTCATGGGAGTGTCTGCCTAGAAAGGAATGTTCTAGCATAGCATCTGGAAGTCCTTCCTGCCTGTGCTTACTGTCGTCCTGAGCACGGTCTGTGGACGTACCCTTCCCCAGTGAACACCTGTCATGATTGCCATCAGCTCCCCTCTCACTAGCCCCTCAGAACAGCATCACCTTAGCAGACACTCCACTCACATGGTTCCTGGGTGGTAAAATTGCCAGAACATCATAGGTGGACTGAATCTTGCATTTCCTATTTAATTTCTTGTGTCCTAGACTACATCCCAGCAGGTGATTAGTGGTTCAATCAGGATAAGGTCCATTAGCCTAGCTCTTAGGACAGTGTTGGAAGAAGGTCTGTGGTTTGGGGGTGTTTTGtctgattttgttttcaaataagcTAGCTCTATAAATAATGTAAAAGATAAAGAACAAGGGCTTACTGCTCTTGCTGAGGGTCCCCgtttgtttcccagcatccacagctgcctataactccagtcccaagtaACCCAACACCTTCTGGCTTTTGTGGGCTCCTGCCCATGggtggtacacataaactcacacaagtgtgtgtgttgggggggtgtatgggtgtgtgtgtgtgtacaaatgaaatttaataattacgtaaatctttttaaaggggTTTCTTTCTTTATCCCCGAGTAAGCAAGCCATAGATTAATTAACAGTATATAGAGGtagttatttaatatttcttgaCAAAGACTCAAGTGCGTTATGTAAATGAGTTCTATACCTAAAATGAGAGTTGCTTCAACATTACAAGAATGTTAGCAAACAATCTCACTGTAGGCCCAGGAAATTTCAGTTCTTCCCTGCCCTTCCTATGGCTGTACTCCTCCCTGTGGGGCTGGCACTTCATGGCGCAAAGAGGCTGTATCCACCTGCAACCATGGTCCTTTCTCCCACTCCACACCAGTCTAGAGACTCTTCTTTGTATCCATCCTTAAGGGTTACAATATCCTCAACCAGTATACAGCTCTAGGCTCACAGGGTAACCTGGGGTGAGGATTATCCGGACTGGGGGTGACGACAGAGCGGCTTTTGTCTCCATGTCTCCGCCTGGTTGCTGTGGTGTGGCTTAACATGGCCTTCTCGCCTGTTCCTGGCCTCTCTTCTCAATTCAACTAGAATCAGGCTCCTTCTTCAGTAAACTTCCAAGTAGTTTTGTCTTAACCTTTTTAAAACAGCTGTCTGTAGTCAGTGGCATTTACCCCTTCTCGCTTGTACTAGCCAGTGTGCTCCTGGAACGTTGGCTTCTGATGGTGCTGCTCTTCTGCCACAGGTGTGTATATCCAGGCACTGACTAAACAGTTAGAGCCACACTAGAATGCATCTAGCCGTGTTTACATGCACAACTCTTTAGGAAGTAAAATTCCGCTATATATAAGAAATGCCCATTATATTTGAATTTGAGTGACTTAAGGCTTTGTCAGCTGTGGCCAACATCATGCAGTTTCCTTTCAGGGACAGAAGACAAAGAAGCAACCATTTTTTGACTAAAATCAGCCAGCAGTATGCAGGACCCTCAGGGTGTCTAATGAAACTGTACTAACAATAGCATACTCAGGGACAAATTCCAACCAAGGTTCTCAGAGACCTGTAGAAGAGATATTAACATCTTTGTAATAAAATGTGGTTATAGTTACAGCCAACATGCCTGGCTTGAATATtgtaattaatgaagaaaatgaccTCCACTGCTGCTTGCTGGGACAGTGAAGCAGTCCTTCTTTGGGTAGATACAATCAATAACAACAATCTCTGTGTTCATATTCTAGTTTCCTAAATGTGTTGAGAAGAACAAGCCAGTATTCTACCCCAAACCTCCTAAAACCTTTGCTCCTAACTCCTCTTTGAGTCCATGGGATACTATGAGCTCTGCAAAGGACGccaatatacaaagaaatctCGAGAAGTCTCACTGGCTCACTTCATACACTCATGATTTTACAGGTATAAGTTCATgccaataaaaataatgaagaataaaagggaacaCTCAACAAATGCTGTCTATCACAAGCTTCCATTTTCTGATGTTCTTCCATGTTACTCACTATAAATATGAATCCAAATTAGTGAGAGAGCACTGTGTCTCCCTTAAGTGTAACCGGGAGGCAGGGCTGGCTTAATTTTATTGGCTCTAATTTTTATGATAAAATGGGTAGATTGTCCTATTTATAGAGTAGTTTAATTATCAGTTTTCATTTACTCTACAAAATAATAAGACAATGTTTCCATTAAGGTCTAGGTCCTATGAGCCCCCTTGAACTGGATGATTACCATGAAAAGGAGCTAGCAGAACTAACTGGACAGACAGGATTTGACCCACAGCCTGTAAGTAATTGCAGTCAACTCTCAGTTATTTGGGGGAGATTATCCAGGCCATGTCTCCTTGCTCTTCCCATGTTTTATGTCTTGTGTATTGGTGGCCACCTAAGCAAAGGACAATCTAGTTGGTTTTCAAAGATAAATGAACTTACTAGAACTGATTTGGATATCCTTGTCACtatttgaaaatagaaaactTCCTCATAGAATTATtcattaaacatatttttatcatGCTACTGTTGATAAAATAATTCACAAGAGAATTTGCttacaaaaagtaaaatgtaacTAGTGACTTCATGATTTCTGATCAATTCTGGATCTCTGCAGACTTGTGTATCTTACCGTTACCATTACTTTTGAAGAAATGACTGACTTCTTCCTGATAGTCACAATAATTGAGAGTTGGCTGAATTACAATCAAAAGCCAATAGTTTTTTGTCTATATCAATAGGTAACTGATTATATAAACAGCTTGAAAGAAATTATCAAGCcctgtaataaaatatataatctgtTAGACCAATTATATAAAGAATGTGAAATGACCCAGTATTCATGTATTGGTTTACTGAAGGCCTAAATTATATTctctataaatataaattttgaaaatataacttTTAACGCTATAAATGGTGGAGATATACATATaactataaacatataaaaatatggaTACTTTTTAGATCACAATGAGCACTTTAATTTTACGTTAGTTTCAGCATTTGTTAGGGGGATTCCAAATCAAACATCTGAATTGCGTCTATAAACTGTGCCCTCTCAGCCACTAAAGAGCTTGTGATTGTTTCGATTCTGTACTTGCAATGGGCACTTGCTGTTTGATTAGTTACATGCTCTGACACCGATGTGTATCAATATGACTAACTCCAGGAAAGCATGTTTTAGTGGTGATAAAAATCCCTGTGAagctttttaaagaatgaaatgcaAGTCCTGGAGCTAGAGCTGATGCTCAGTTGGTGGTGTGCTGCCTCAGCATGCATGAAATCCTGGTCTGATTTCTCAGCACTTCTTAAACCCGGCATGGTGGTGCAAATCTCTGGTTCTCCAGCACTTGAAAACTAGAGGTAATTGGTTCAAAAgttgaaggtcatcctcagctgcatatcaagttcaagttcaaagccagcctgtgatatcataagagaaaagaaaacactaaaggCCGTTGCTTACATGGCAGATACTGTTAAAGTCTGTATCCtgttttttaatgacaaattAGTGAAACATATCAGAAACCTGGGGTCTTTCTTTGCTCATATTTACTAAAGCTTGATTAGCTAAAGGTTATAACAATTAATGATTCAGTATGGAAATGCCTCCGACTAGGACAGTCCCTCCAGAAGGATCATTCAAAGTCCTTTATTCTTTAATTCTATGCTACTGCTGCTATTTTATCACCACCCTCATCTTTCCAAGCATGGGAtgtcatgtagcctaggctagcctcagactttctatgtagccaaggatgaccttgaactcccaatcctatCTATTTTCCTAATGCTTGGGTTCTTCTGCCATTATGCCCAGTTTTATGAAGCACTGCAAACTGAACCCAAGCTTCTAAGTCAGTAGTATTCTACCAAATGAACTATACCCTACCTGCCCAGACAGCACTCAGAATCATTACCTTTCCCCTGATATGGACATGCATATACttctttttgatgttttatttagcatgttactataaaaatattcaaacataaataatttttatttaagacCTGTCTACTCACCAGCTAGATTCTATCATCAACACTTAATTCAGTCTTTCACATAATCTATTCCCTCTAACCATccacaaataattttattattttcacacATTTTAAAGTATAGACCTTGGTATTCTTTATCCCTTAAGATTTGACATGCATACTACTTACCTGAGTTAAAATTTTGGCTTTCTATTCTTCATTCATTGTGAAGCGTGCATTCATTAAAACTGTACAAATCTTAAATGTACATCTGTGTAAACGAAAGCGCACAGCTTTCATTTCTGCCACAAAACAGAACACATGCCGCCTCTCCCTTCTTCCGCCGCATACATAGCTCCAGTAATAATATCCTGGATATGCTTCCCATTTTTGCAGTTTCCAAGCTTGACTGCAtctatgcttttaaaaacatctcAAAGCTCACACAGACAGGGCAGTGGCTGTacctcagtggcagagcatgtACTCGACAGGTGcaagaccctgtgctcagtcctaaAACTAGGAAACAGACACAGACCCGATACTTCAGACAGTGCTTCTCAAAGCATTGAGCATGGCACCAGCCTCTGCAGCACCCAAGACACTTGTTAAAATGCATGTTCCTGCACTGGGAGGAGAGCTCAGAGTGCACGAGTTTGTTCCCTTATACCCTCCCAAATAAGGAGATCCCAGACCCCACTGTAGACTTTTACAAGTCCTGGTCTTAGAACTAAAGTTAGGAACTCGACTTTCTGCCACTTCTGAGGTGATCGTGAGTTAGCCTAGGCTTGAGAACTCTTACCTTCCCCAGATGATTTAAATAGCTGCACGGGATGGATACTCAATGCAATCTTGATTTCATACGGTTTTGTCCAGTGAGTCCTTTTGTATCTTTGAAATTTTGAGAGCCAAGAATTTCCACACAGAAAAGCTTGTCTATAGCCAAATGAAACATAGAGTTTCCATTTTACCAAAAGCCAGGAAAAGAGAAAGCTGTGTTTACCAAAGTATCTTAGTGTGCATTTCCCCATTCTGCCTGCTCAGTGAGATAATGAAAATGGGTATGAAATTGGCTGTTTGTAGCCATATCATTATAATATCATATTTATTAATTAgcttatttttccccttttatttctCTGGTCCAGCAAGAAAAATTCCATCCTGCCTTAAAACCTCCCAGACCGTTGGATGGACGAATTGCACGACTTATGCAGAACCAACGACCTCTGGAGGCCACGGTGCAGGGGCCACCTGCCTGTCCAGACTGTACCCCTAGAGTTCTGTGTGCTTTTCACACATTCATACCCAGTTCTACAGAAATGATGGCAATGAACAATAACCTCCTGTCTGGAATAACCCATAAAAACCAGGATATTGAAGAGAAGATTAAGGAAGAACAAGGCTTGATGTCTACCTATGCACTCCCAACTTGTTACGAATCAAAAGACTTGACTAGTCTTTATGACCTACACTCATTGCCAAAGATCACAGACACCAAAAAGACAGATGATTTGTACTGGAGACAGCTGGAGATGAAGCCCCTACCCATATCCTGCTCTAAGTCAAACCATTATATTGACTATGAACCACTTAAGTCTGCCTACCGTGACCCATATAATATGTGTCTAAACCCTGTTCGCCTCAGTAAGTCTAAtattctacaaaacaaaacagatatggctGATTTAACTTTTGACAACTTTTTAAGTAAACCAGAACTTTTGGGCATGGACATGGAAAGCAATGAAGAAACAAGACCTCTTTGGGATTGGATCCCTAGAGCTGGAATGCCCAAGCATCAGACCAACCTGCGAGATCTTAGGAACAGATTTTCAAAGTCCATGGCACAGAAGCGTTTGCATAACTCCATTCAAGAAGAACAAAAAGACCTCCGAGATAGATTGCACTGTGGGATGAGGCATCACTTTTATGGCTACAATGGCCA
The DNA window shown above is from Arvicanthis niloticus isolate mArvNil1 chromosome 15, mArvNil1.pat.X, whole genome shotgun sequence and carries:
- the Spmip4 gene encoding sperm-associated microtubule inner protein 4, coding for MEVIHGRPYCCRELEGADILSNTFYSNGLHTPYETTIRPTASEDRYQELREAMPQCRHRWGAEREYGGILPVSLPEEHRPKCEPPRLMSKGHQHYGFGGEIWPKKLPVEQYYYLTQNKKSDVYGNDSLLPKPPNSTVGEICSPYPVEHPYHTHISRGAVFPTFTSPKDLYTGVKARTQQPFPPTVPTKAYDTAILKTRGNPYRYELLDFPMDSKKKALTWPGQGVYYDFPKCVEKNKPVFYPKPPKTFAPNSSLSPWDTMSSAKDANIQRNLEKSHWLTSYTHDFTGLGPMSPLELDDYHEKELAELTGQTGFDPQPQEKFHPALKPPRPLDGRIARLMQNQRPLEATVQGPPACPDCTPRVLCAFHTFIPSSTEMMAMNNNLLSGITHKNQDIEEKIKEEQGLMSTYALPTCYESKDLTSLYDLHSLPKITDTKKTDDLYWRQLEMKPLPISCSKSNHYIDYEPLKSAYRDPYNMCLNPVRLSKSNILQNKTDMADLTFDNFLSKPELLGMDMESNEETRPLWDWIPRAGMPKHQTNLRDLRNRFSKSMAQKRLHNSIQEEQKDLRDRLHCGMRHHFYGYNGHYFYN